Part of the Sodalinema gerasimenkoae IPPAS B-353 genome is shown below.
ATGGCAAAATCTTTACGGGGTTTTTGTGGATGATTCCGGTGATTGGGGATATCGGTGGTTTTGTGGACTTATTCCTGATTCCTCAGATGGCCCAGGAGCGAGAAGAGGAAATTCGCGCCCGGTTGGGGGTGTCTAGTTCTGGGGTTCCTATGATGCCCTATACCTCGGTGACTCAGGTCTTAACCCCAGCCAGTCAAGATGAGCAAGTGATGAAACTGCTTCAGGTGGCCGAACGCAAGGGGGGTCAGTTGACGGTGACGCAAGCGGTGATGGCGACGGGGTTATCGTTTGATAAGGCGGAACGGTTATTGATGGAGTTGGCGAAAACGGGATATGTAGATGTGGATAATGATGTCTCGACGGGGGCAGTGGTGTATCGGTTTCGGGAGTTGTGAGTCCCTGGGGGTGGCTATTGGGCCAGCAAAGGGGCGATCGCGGCGGCCCAACCCCGGGCCCCGGCGTGAGGGGCGATTTGAGCGTTGAGATGCTGTAAGCCGGGATGAATCAGGCCTTTGTTGTTGGGGATAATAATGGGGGACTCAACGGCTTCTAGCATATCGAGGTCGTTGGGACTGTTGCCCAGGCCAATGACATGGCGGGGACGGGAGTCTTGGAACTGGTTGAGTAGCCAGCAGACGGCGGTGCCTTTGCCAGCCTGGGGGCCAATGAGATGGGAGAAGCGATCGCCCACAACCACCCGAAATCCCAGTTTCGTGACGGCCTGTTCAATCTCCCGGCTAGACTGCTGCTGGGGGGTAATAAAGGGTTCGCTAAATTCACGAGTTTGAGCCTGTTGGGCGGCTTGGGGGGAGAGGCCGGTTAAGGCGGTGAGGTCGGCAACTGTCAAATCCCCGAAACCTTGTAGACTGACTCCAAGCTGTTGACTCAGTTGTGCTAGTCCTGAACGAGCCTCAGAGTAAAGACAGCCAAATCGCTTCAGGCGATACCCTTGCCAGGATTCTGTCTCCTTCAGGTTAAACCGCTTATCCTCGGGGTGAATGAAGACGCCGCTTCCGTTCTCGATGATGAAGGGTTCTTGCAACTGTAAATCCTTGAGCAAGGGTTCGACCTCGACCCGAGTTTTACTGGTGACGGGAATGATGGGAATGTTTCGTTGTTTGAGCAGAGTGAGGGTGGGGATGGCCTCGTCAAAGCGGTAGTCATGGCTATTGAGGAGGGTTCCATCGAGGTCAGTAAATACAACTAGGGTCATGTCATCGCGTCATCAAGGGTCTGGAGTTGGCTTCGGGGTTAACCACCGCTGACGGGGGGAATGAGAACCACTTCATCGCCGTCCTGGAGGGGGGCGTCTGGCTCGACAAACTCTAGGTTAATGCCAAAACGGGTGCGATCACGCCAGGGGGCGAGATTGGGATGGTCGGCGATACAGCGATCTAAGACCGTGGAGACGGTGCTGTTGGGGGGGACGTGCCAGGTGAGTTCGTCCCTCTGATAGGCCTCTTGGTAGGCGGCAAAGAGCTTGATGACGATGGTAATGGAGTCAGACGGGGTCATGGGGATGGCTCGGGCGTGGATGCCAAGTGAAACAAAGGACTCTATAATTTCGATTAATGTACTTAAAGGTAAGACCTTAAGGAATATGGCTCGTGGAGGCAAACGGGTTGGCGCCGGTCGTCCCCCAGGAACGGGAAAATATGGGGAGCCAACGAAAGCGATGCGCTTACCCCTCAGTCTGGCTGACCAACTTTCTGAGGTGTTGGACACCTGGGGGCGATCGCGCTTCGAGGATATTGTGCCACAACTGCAACGAGTGCGCTGCAAGCCTGAGGCGTCTAACGGTTTACCGCTCTATTCTCAGGCCGTGGCGGCGGGGTTTCGGGAGCCGATGAGTGATGAGATTGAGCAGGAACTCGATTTTAATGGCTATTTAACAACTCACCCAGATGCGAGTTTTTGTGTGCGAGCCACAGGGGAGTTGATGCTGGAGGCGGGGATTCAGGCAGGGGATCTGCTGGTGGTGGATACGCTTGGGGAACCCGAGGATGGGGATCTGGTGATGGCGGTGGTGGAGACGCAGTTGATGGTGAAACGTCTCGGGCGGCAGGGCGATCGCCTCTTGTTACTATCAGAGAAGGCCCAGCAGCCCCCTCTCGTCCTCACTCCAGAGCGGGAGTTTTATATTCTGGGCCGGGTGACTCATTCCATTCATGCCTTCTGAGTCAAGGGGCTGGGGTTGTCTGCTGAGGGCGGGTTGGGCTGCCCCCTAAAAAAAACTCCGCCAGAACTGCCCCTGTCACAACAATTCCTTTACAATGTTCTGTAGAAGTTTGAAAATTCCTAAAGAATTGTAAGGAGTAGGCATGGTTAGCCTCGATCGCGTCGCGGACATTATCCGAACTGAACTCGGCGATGCTGAAGTGCAGGTTCGGGACCTCACGGGTGGCGGAGATCATCTCGAAGCCCTGATTATTTCACCGAGATTTGAAGGACTCTCATTGGTGCAACAGCATCAGTTGGTCTACGGTGCATTGCGTAGCGAATTGGCATCTGAGGCCATCCATGCTCTGGCTCTAAAAACCTATACCCCAGATAAATGGGCGGCGACGAGCCAGGTGGGCTAGGCCTTGCGGCCCCCAAATTTGACGTTTTCTTGATACCATCACTCAGTTATAGGATTATGACTCCAGAAGCTCAAAAACGAATCGATGACCTTGTGAAACAGCATAAAGTGCTGGTTTTTATGAAGGGCAATAAATTGATGCCCCAGTGCGGTTTCTCGAACAATGTCGTTCAGATGCTCAATAGTCTGGGGGTTCCCTATGAAACCGTTGATGTTTTAGAGGATTTTGAAATCCGTCAGGGGATTAAGGAATATTCCAATTGGCCCACGATTCCTCAACTCTATGTGGATGGACAGTTTGTGGGTGGCTCGGATATTGCCATTGAACTCTATCAAAACGGCGAGCTTCAGCAGATGGTAGAGGTGGCGTTGGCCTCCCAAGCCTAAGACAAGCGGCTGTTCATATGTAGCCCTTCCAGAAACTGGAAGGGCTTTTGTGATTTTGTCAAGGGGTGAGAGTATGGTTTATGTTAAGATTTGTGTTACAATTGAGAAGAACTAGATAAATTTCTAAAGAATATGAATTTTTCCAGCCTAGCCAACCTACCGGGTTACAGCATTGTTGTCGTTAGTTGTATCTTTGCGGTTCTCTGCGGGATTGTTTTTAAGGATATTTTGGAATATCAATTTGCCCAGTGGAAGGCGAAGGGCAATCCTTCCGAGATTCATTATAAGACGGGTAATTTGAAGGTGGCGTATCTGTTAACCTCTTTGTTTGCCACAATTTGCGTTTGTACGAGTTTATCGACGTTTGAGGTTCCGCCGCTGTTTGCCTATCCCCTGGGGGCAGTTGTTGTCATTCCCACAGCGATTTTAGTTTGGGTACAATTGGATTCGATGTTGTCTTTGGCGGCTCGGGAAGGGCTTGACTCAATTCGTATTGATGTGGAGATGAGCGATCGCGAGGCCTTTCAGGCGAATAAGAATAGTTAGAGTGTTATCACTCAACCCTAGATTGGTGAGATCATGAGTAACTCGATTACGGCTAAAGTTCTCGAAGAGATGGACGAATTACCCGATCATCTACAGCAGCAAGTTTTGCGGTTTGTTGAGTCCCTACGCCAAAAACACCTTGAAGAAACCTCTGGTGGTGCCTGGGATGTCCTAGCCTCCCTGACGGGTACTATTGAAGCACCAGCCGATTGGTCAGCTGAGCATGATCATTATCTCTACGGAACTCCCAAGCAGCAGCCAGAGTAATGAGTCGCGATCGTTTATTCCTTGATACCGCTTTCATTCAGGCCTTGCTCAACCCCCGCGACGATTATCATCAGCAGGCCAAAGGACTCTTTCCCCTTGTTCGCTCTGCGTCAGAAGTCTGGATCACTGAGGCTGTCCTCGTAGAAGTTGGTAACTAGCGATCAGCACTTCCTCCAAGCAGGTTTCCGCAGGTTGATGGCCTAAAAAATGCCAATAACGCTCAAAGAGACTGAAGTTCCACTGTATAGCCCCGTCTCACTCCGGCGCGATGGGATTGCAAGAGGGCGATCGCCTCTTGACGTTTTATTCCTTTTGTGGTACCGGGATTCGCCATAGCTTCCCGCTTCTTTTTGCTGTTCAGCTTAGCATTCACGGGAGGCGGAGCCTCCCCCAGAGCGTGTCACGGCTTCAGCCATGACACGAGAGCAGAGTAGGGGCGAACGACCGTTCGCCCTCTTCGCAGTCGTATGTCTTTGCTCTTACACTGCACCCACTAATTCCGCTTCCGACGGGGGCGTTTCCGCATCGGCTTCTCCCAACACTTCACAGGAATTGCCAGGACTTTCAATCAGTTTCACCTTATATAAACTCGCCCCCAACTCGCGAATCGGTTGAGTTAAAATATCGCGAATGTGCAGGACAAAATTCTCAGTGGTGGGGACAAGTTTCTCGAAATGGGGAATGTCATAATTCAGAAACGTATGGTCGAAGGGTTCGGCGACCAAATCCTCAATCAGTTGATTTAAGGCCCCTAAATCAACCAGCATTCCGGTGCGTTGATCCATCTCACCCGTCACCGTCACCTCTAAATTGTAGTTGTGACCATGACCGTGGGGATAGGCACATTTGCCATAAATCGCATCATTTTCATCGTCGCTGGCATCCGGGATGGCCAGACGATGGGCCGCGCTAAAATGAGTGCAGGTGGTTAAATGGGCCTCCCAGCCGTTGCCGAAATAATCGGCCCATAAATCAGGATGTTCTGAAAGCTGAATTTTAACCAAGGGGAGATAGTTTTCCAGTCGCTGCCAAATCACCCGTGCTACATTTTCGGTGGTGGGTAAGGTTTCTTTAAATTCGGGCCAGACTTCATTCAAAAAGGAAAAATCAAGCTGACTGGTGACTTCCCGTTTAATATCATGTTTGATATTTGAGAGGTTTAGCACCATGCCATACTCATCGAGTTCTCCGGCCATAGATACATAGAGGACATAGTTATGACCATGGCCATGAACATTCGCACAAGCCCCGAACTGGCGGCGATTCTCGGCTTCGCTCAGTTCCGGGAGCCAGTAGCGGTGACCGGCGGAAAATTGGGCGCGACGATTGATGATACAGTCCATAAATCTTAGGGGGTGACAAGCGTGATGGTGGGAGTACGAGCTTTTTTGAAGTTTTGTAAAGCTGTTTTCAATTGTAGCGAAGATCTCAAGCAAACTGGAGTCGTAACCGAAAAAAAACGGGGGAGGCTGATCGCCACCGGGAGAGAGTTCCCCGGCAAACGGTACACTGAAAGCAGCGTAAGCGATCGTTTGACCCAATCGGAGAAAATCAGAATGACTGTTTCTACTGTAGCGTCTTCGTCCTTGGCTGAAAGCGCCCATCGAACCCGTCAGGCGGCGCAACAGTTAGGATATCTCAGCAGTGATGCTAAAAATGCCGCCATCGAGGCGATGGCCGATGCCCTGGAACTGGCGGCGACGGAGATTTTACAAGCCAATGCGGCGGACTGTGAGGCGGCCGAGCAAGAGGGCTTGCCAAAGCCTCTGTACGATCGCCTCAAACTGAGTGAAAGTAAACTGCAAGGGGCGATCGCCGGCGTGCGGGATGTGGGCAAACTCCCGGATCCCGTCGGTATGGCCCAACTCCACCGAGAACTCGATGACGGGCTGGTTCTCAAACGCATTACCTGTCCCCTGGGTGTCTTAGGCGTGATTTTTGAGGCCCGCCCCGATGCCGCGATTCAAATTGCCAGCCTGGCTCTCAAATCCGGGAATGGGGTCATTTTCAAAGGGGGCAAAGAAGCCAGTCACTCCTGCCAAGCCATCGTCGCCGCCATCCATCGCGGCTTAGACTATGCGGGACTTCCCACCGATGCCATTCAACTGCTGACGACTCGCGAAGAAATCCTGGAACTCCTGCAACTCGACTCCATGGTGGATTTAATTATCCCTCGGGGATCGAACGCCTTTGTCCGGTTTGTGCAAGACAATACCCGGATTCCTGTATTGGGCCATGCCGATGGGATTTGTCATATCTTCATCGACCAAAGTGCCGTACTCGATAAAGCTATCCCCATTGTGGTGGATGCTAAAACCCAATATCCCGCCGCCTGTAACGCCGTGGAAACCCTGTTAATCCATCAAGGGGTTGCCAAAGCCTTTTTACCGCCCTTGGCCGCCGCCTTGCGGGAGAAAGGGGTGAGCTTGCGGGGGGATGCGATCGCCCAGGAGATTGTCGAGATGGAGGCGGCAACGGAAGACGACTGGCAAACCGAATATAGCGATTTAGTCCTAGCCATTCGCGTGGTGGACTCACTGGCGGCGGCGATCGCCCATATCAACACCTATGGCTCCCGTCATACCGATGCCATTGTCAGCGAAGCCTCGCAAGCGGTGGATAACTTTTTTGCCCAAGTCGATGCGGCGGGAGTCTTCCATAACTGTTCGACTCGCTTTGCCGATGGCTTCCGCTATGGCTTTGGGGCAGAAGTGGGCATTAGTACCCAACAACTCCCCCCTCGGGGCCCAGTGGGCTTAGAAGGCCTGGTGACCTATAAATACCAGGTGGTGGGTAATGGTCATATTGCCGCCACCTACAGCGGGGAAGATGCCCGAAGCTTTAGCCATCGGGATCTCTAACCGCTCAGTCTGAGCCGTTGTGGCCCTGAGAGAACAGGCATAGTCCTGAGGCCCACCTCAAACACACTCCGATACAAAGGGAGCATTGAGCGTGCCGTTGCACGGCATTAAACCTATGAAACGAATGTTAAACCTATGGCAATGGAGCCGTTCGGGCTGGGGGCGCTGGTGCAGTTGGTTTCTCCTCTCCTTAAGCCTGACTTTAGCCAGTGCCAGTCTGATTCCGGCGTTGGCTCAAGATCCAGGGGGGCCAAGCTTTCCTCGCATCACCCGCCCCAGGGAAAGTTTTTGTCCTCCCTCGGCCCTATCGCGGCTGCGATCGCATACCGTCGCCCCCGGAGAAACCCTAGAGGCGATCGCCGCTGAGTATGATCTGTTTACCACGACCCTGATGGGAATGAATCCCCAGGTGCGCAATGGTGTGGTTCGCCCAGGAATGCGGCTGAGGATTCCTCCCTACGATGGTATTGAAGTTAATGTGAGTCGGGGAGAGATGTGGGAGGATTTAGCCCAGGAGTATAACGTGCGGGCCGATGTTCTTTTTGAAGCCAACAACTGCAATCCGCCCACGGATATCGCCTTTATCCCCGGAGCCAACTGGTATCCCCACCGAGACACCCCTGATGTCCCATCTGAGGATGGGGAAACGCCAAGCATCGCGGTTCTGCCAGAATATCCTCTCCCCAGGGTAGTCGAGGCCCTCCTTGGCTATGGCTGGGTCTTACCCCCCGGCTCAACTCAAGTGATTTTCCATAGTGGCGTGGACTTACCCGCCGAGGAAGGTACTCCCGTCAGGGTCAGTGATGATGGTATTGTTGCCTTTGCTGGAGTCCAGGACCCCTATGGCAATTTGGTGGTGATCAACCATAGCCAAGGGCGTCAAACCCGCTATGCTCATCTGCAAACCCTGGAGGTGGAACGGGGCGAGTTTGTCGATGCGGGACAACCCGTAGGAACCGTGGGAACCACCGGAGAGCCGGATGTTCCCCAACCCCATCTCCATTTTGAAGTTCGCAATAACTCCGAACTGGGGTGGGTGGCCCAAAACCCCGCAACTTACCTGTAACGGATAATGGACTCATGCTGAGCAAAATCCAGGACATTGGTAATTTTTGCCGAGAATTTGGCATCATGGCTGCCGAGACTCGAATCAAGATGTAGTGTAGAGAAGGGTGGGTTTCGCAAACCTGTCTAGTGGTCTTGTCCCCAGTCTGGCTCCCGTCCCTTCCCCCCCCTTAGACCTTCACGGAATTGGCGAATGGCTGTTTACGCGCCTAGCACTGTTCTCGCTTGGAACATCGCCGCGATCGAGGCAAAATCCGGTCATGCGAGCGAGATTTCCCCGGCTCATCTCTTGCTGGGACTTTGTAAACTCTGCGATCTTGACTTAGAACGGTTTTGTCCGCGACAGATTCGCGACAATCCCATGCAAAAGCGAGATTTTCGTAGTGATATCCAAGTCTTACAACAATGGTTTGATACTTGGGGACTCGATCGCAGCAATTTCCGCCGTCGTCTGCGATCGCAAATCTCAGCGGCGACTCCCCTACCCGTCCATCAGGGCATTATGCACCGAGATGCCCATGCGCGCCAGGTATTTGTCCGGGCGGAGGAACTCTCGGCCCTACAATCTCTCGATGAGGCGGTGGTGCGTCCCTATCACCTCTTGCAAGCTCTCTGTGAACTGAGTAATACTCCCTGGGATGACCTGCTCTCAGAAATGAGTGCTTGTGGGGTGGATACGCCCTTCGGGGATGGGGCAGAATGGGCCCTGGATGCGCTCCCGGCTGATCCTCATTTACTCCTAGATGGAGATCCCCTCTATCAAGATTTGGAAAAACCGGCCACGCCGCTGCTGGACTGTTTTGGCCGGGATTTGTCGGAGTTGGCCCGTAAATGTCAACTCGATCCGGTGGTGGGGCGACAGACGGAGATTCTGGCCCTGGCTAGTATCTTGATGCAGAAGCGCAAACGCAATGCGATTCTGGTGGGAGATCCCGGTGTGGGAAAAACCTGCATTGTCGAAGGCTTAACCCAATGGCTAGCCAGTTCGTCGGGGCCCCCGGAGGCCCTGCGCCAAAAACGAGTGGTGGAAGTCTCCATGGCGTCGCTGTTGGCGGGTTCTAAATATCGCGGCGAGTTTGAGGAGCGGATTCAGGCCCTGATTCGCGAAGCCAGTGCGGCGGCGGATACGATTGTGTTTATTGATGAAATCCATACGGTGTTAGGGGCCGGGGGAACTGGGGCCAGTGATGCGGCGAATATCCTCAAACCGGCCCTGGCCCGGGGAGAAATTCACTGCATTGGCGCGACAACGGTTCGGGAATATCGCCAGACCATTGAGAAGGATGGGGCGTTGGAACGACGCTTTCAGGTGGTGTGGGTGTCAGAACCCACTGCGGAGGAGACCCAGGCGATTTTGCAGGGGTTGCGATCGCAGTTTGAGCGTCACCATGATCTGAAAATTCATGATAGCGCCCTAACCGCAGCTGTGGAGTTGACGGGCCGCTATGTGAGTGATGCCCGTTTCCCCGATAAAGCCATTGATGTGATTGATCGCGCCTGTGCTGAGGCCCGTTTAGACTCCGGGGGAATGTTAGCTCAGAAAGGGGTTCCCCTCTCGGGGCCGCGTTCGATTAGTCGCAGTGATATTGCCCGAGTGGTGGCCCATCAATGTCGTTTACCCCTCGAACAGATTTCTGAAGATGAGCGATCGCGCCTATTACGACTCGAAAGTTCCCTGCGTAAACAGGTGATGGGACAGGATGAGGCGATCGCCACGGTGGCCGACACCATTCGCACGGCTCGGGCCGGCCTAAAAGCACCGCAAAAACCGGTAGGGGCCTTTTTATTTGTCGGGCCAACGGGAACCGGCAAAACCCAATTAGCCCAGGCCTTGGCGGAGTTTCTCTTTGACAGTCCCCTGAAACTGATTCGGGTGGATATGTCCGAATATATGGAGCCGAGTTCCATTTCCCGTTTAATTGGCGCTCCTCCGGGATATATCGGCCATGAAGGGGAAGGCCAGTTAACGGGAGCGGTTCGCACTCACCCCTATAGTGTGGTGCTATTCGATGAGATTGAGAAAGCCCATCCCCAGGTGTTGGATTTATTCCTGCAAATTTTAGATGAAGGGCGACTGACAGATAGTCATGGAAATCAAGTGTCCTTCCGGGAAACCATTATTATCATGACCTCCAACCTAGGCGCTGGGGTTAGTTCTCAGGGACACCTGGGCTTTGGCGTAGAGAGTGGGAGTTCGGTAGAGGGCGATCGGCAACGCGATCGCGAGACCATTTTCAAGAGTTTACGGCAATCTCTGCGGCCGGAACTCCTAAACCGGATTGGACAAATTGTCTATTTCGATCCGCTCTCCCTGGAAACCTTACGAGAAATTGTCGAGAAAGTGATTGAGCAAGTCCGCCAACGCTTGCAACGGCAACATCTACGGCTCAAGCTGACGGAAACCGCCTATGAGTTACTGATGGAACAGGGCTATAACACTGAGTTCGGCGCTCGGGAGATTGAGCGGACGGTGGAACGGCTACTGGTGCGTCCTCTGAGTCGAGCCATTCTCAGTGGTCAGTTTTCGCCCCATTCTCTGATTTGTGTCGATGCGCGGGAGAATCAGTTGCATTTTGAGGCCATTCCCCTGCGGCGACGGAAACGGGTTAAAACGGCGCTGAAGGGAGAGTAGAGGGAAGTTTTGAGGATTAGCCGACAGGAAGCTCAGCCTCGTCGACGCTGTTGGTCATCTCGACCTCGGTGCGGCCGTCTGGGTTCCTGATAAATTCGGCAAGTAGGCTCTCAATCACCTCCACAATCCGACGAACGGCTTCTGGTTCAATCGATGGGGTTTTGAAGCCATGACTGAACTGATGGCGTCGGGGAAGCAGAGTGTGCAAATCCTGGTAGTCTTGGCGAGATAAGACCCCTTCAAACAGCATAACTTTAATCAGATAGGCGCAATCCCTATGTTTGAGCCGAATCTCCTCTTGCTCAGCGATGAGTCTGAGGGTGGCTTCGAGTAGGGCCCAACTGTAGAGCCAGGCGGGTTCTGGGGTTTGCTCAATTAACGGTTTTAAGGTCTGGAGTCGGGCTAAAATCTCGTCCTTTGGCCAACTGGGTTCGTGCTCTTGAGGCTGGGGTGGCTCGGCTAGGAGAAGCAAATCCAATCTCCAGTTGTCATGCTGTTCTACCTCTTGGGTGAGTTGGGCCAGTTGAGGGGAGCCAACGTCCTTGCGGGAGGTCACTTTAACGATGATGAGTTCACCACCTCGACGCAGGAGGAGATCAGGAGCATAGGTGGTAACGAACTCGGGAGTCAGCCCCAAGGTATCTTGGAGAGGTTCAGAGGCAGAAACCGATTCATATCCTTGGTGGCGATAGTCTTGCTCCAAGTCGAGTAATTCTTTATCTCGCTCTGGGTTACTTAAACAGTCCATAGTTCTAACACCTTTTGCTTGGGATATTGACTAATCGAAATATATAAAAACTCCTGATTTTTAGATAATTCTTGTTCCAATACTAACGATGGATTTCTGATTTTAAAGGTTTTATCCAGTTGTCTTTTACAAATGAAAATATCCGTAATTTGGACATCATCATCATAAATTAGTCCAATTAAGGCATCTTGAATCGGCTTAACAATGTTATCAATATCCAACTCATGATTTTGATAAAAATAAATAACTTGTAGGGCCAATAGACCCGTCAAGGGAGGAGATCCGTCCGACCACCCTATCTCAGCTGCCTGACGAACCTGCTGTTTCCATACTTTCAGTCGTTGTCGTCGCCGAGTTTGTTGAGATACCGGGGGACCTTCGACTGTAAACTCGAATGTTCTCAATTTAATCGCTCTCTGTCATCAAGACCCCCTCTAAGTCTAGCGACTCAGAGGGGAAGGTGGCTAGAACCAATCACCCACTAGAACGCCGGACCGATCGCAAAATAGGCCCGGAAGTCACCGCGATCGTTGACCCCCGCTGTGATGCGGAGAGTATCAACGATGGGGACATCTAAATCCAGGAAGTGCAAGCCAACACTAAACCCGAACCCATCTCCCGGTTCATTGCGGACTTCCGAGGGACGACCAATCACATCAGAGGCGGAGTCGAAATCAGTGACATATTGCACCCCCAAACTGCCGCGCATTTCCTCGAAGAAGCCCCCCGGTGTCACCGCAATCGGGAAGCGATATTCCAGACGCGCTTGGATGAAGCTACTGGCGGTTCCGACGTCACCTTGGCCATAGCCTCGGGCGGAGTTGAATCCCCCGAGATTAAAGGCTTCATAGCCGGGGACATCCCCGAGAATGGTTCCTCCTTGCAGTCCAAACACGAGGGTGCGGGGTCCTTCGGCAAATCCGAACAGGTTGACGGGGAGATATTGCACATAACCGGCACTCAGACGATTAAAGTCCAGGCTACTGGTTCCAATAGGAATCGATTGTTCTGTGCCAAATTGAAAGACATTGCCGGAGATGGGAAAGCCATACTCATCGCGGTTAACGTTGTCTTGTAGGGCAAATAGACTCAGCAGTACGAGGTCATCTTTGCCATCGTTGCTGGCCGAGAGGCGATTCCCTTCTTCATCTACGGGAAAGAGGTTATCGGTAAAGGCTCGGTTTTGGATGCGGATTTTCTCGTAGCTGAGTCCCGGCATAACAACGGTGTTGCTGCTGATGGGAACGACAACTTGGGTTTCAAAACCAAGACGGTTCACCCAGGGTTCCTGTTCGTCACCCACAGGGAGAAATACCTCCCGCACATCGTCATCGTCACCATCGCTGAGAAAGGCATCGTCGCGAGTGTTGTTGAAGTTAGCAGAGAGGCGGTAGCCAACGCGCCGGCCCTCTCCATTGCGATCGCCACTGAAGGCGGCTTGAGTATAGGTCACATCAGCCCCGGCGAGAAATTCTCCACCCCGGCCCGTGAAGACAATCGATCGCCCCTCGCCGTCGCGATAGCCAGCACGCAGGCCGGCAAAAATCCCCTCCGCATTCTGAATGCCAAAGTCACCCCCGAGGAAAAAGCCGGATTCTAAACGGTCGAGGAGTTCTGGGGAATAGACTTCGGGCCGTTGTCTAGGAATGGGCCCGAGGATGGGGACAAAACGCGTGGGACTATCGGATTCAATCCGCAACCGCTGGGCCAGTTGGGGAACGTCAGGGCTGGATTGGCTTTCAAAGGATGTATTGGGCAGATTGGACGCTGATGAGACCGTCGAGGCGATCGCCGGTTGGCCACACAGAAGCGCACCGAGGGCAATTCCCCAAGGATAGAGCGATTTCGACGGATGAAGTTGCATGGGCATACAGTCACTCCCCTAACCAGGTTCTAATGGGTTATCTGAGGCGTTTCCAGGAAATACCATCAGGTTACACCCAAGATACTACCGACTCTTGGAGATGGCTAGGTGAACCTGGGAGCAAACTGTAGCAATTTGAGATGATTGGGGCGTTTGGCTAGGCACGTTGCAATAGGGCCGCCGGATTGGGAATTGAGGCAATCAGTTGCCGGGTATAGTCCCGTTCTGGCTCACGATAGACTCGGTCAGCGGCGCCAATTTCTTCGATTTTGCCTTGGTTCATGACCATGATGCGATCGCTCATAAACTTCACCACACTCAGATCATGGGAGATGAAGATATAGGTCAAGCCAAACTCATCTTGCAGTTGTCGCAAGAGATTTAAGACTTGGGCCTGTACGGAGACATCGAGGGCGGAGACGGACTCGTCA
Proteins encoded:
- a CDS encoding HAD-IIB family hydrolase yields the protein MTLVVFTDLDGTLLNSHDYRFDEAIPTLTLLKQRNIPIIPVTSKTRVEVEPLLKDLQLQEPFIIENGSGVFIHPEDKRFNLKETESWQGYRLKRFGCLYSEARSGLAQLSQQLGVSLQGFGDLTVADLTALTGLSPQAAQQAQTREFSEPFITPQQQSSREIEQAVTKLGFRVVVGDRFSHLIGPQAGKGTAVCWLLNQFQDSRPRHVIGLGNSPNDLDMLEAVESPIIIPNNKGLIHPGLQHLNAQIAPHAGARGWAAAIAPLLAQ
- a CDS encoding MoaD/ThiS family protein — encoded protein: MTPSDSITIVIKLFAAYQEAYQRDELTWHVPPNSTVSTVLDRCIADHPNLAPWRDRTRFGINLEFVEPDAPLQDGDEVVLIPPVSGG
- a CDS encoding LexA family protein, translated to MARGGKRVGAGRPPGTGKYGEPTKAMRLPLSLADQLSEVLDTWGRSRFEDIVPQLQRVRCKPEASNGLPLYSQAVAAGFREPMSDEIEQELDFNGYLTTHPDASFCVRATGELMLEAGIQAGDLLVVDTLGEPEDGDLVMAVVETQLMVKRLGRQGDRLLLLSEKAQQPPLVLTPEREFYILGRVTHSIHAF
- a CDS encoding BolA family protein, which translates into the protein MVSLDRVADIIRTELGDAEVQVRDLTGGGDHLEALIISPRFEGLSLVQQHQLVYGALRSELASEAIHALALKTYTPDKWAATSQVG
- the grxD gene encoding Grx4 family monothiol glutaredoxin — encoded protein: MTPEAQKRIDDLVKQHKVLVFMKGNKLMPQCGFSNNVVQMLNSLGVPYETVDVLEDFEIRQGIKEYSNWPTIPQLYVDGQFVGGSDIAIELYQNGELQQMVEVALASQA
- a CDS encoding DUF2281 domain-containing protein translates to MSNSITAKVLEEMDELPDHLQQQVLRFVESLRQKHLEETSGGAWDVLASLTGTIEAPADWSAEHDHYLYGTPKQQPE
- a CDS encoding 6-pyruvoyl trahydropterin synthase family protein; this encodes MDCIINRRAQFSAGHRYWLPELSEAENRRQFGACANVHGHGHNYVLYVSMAGELDEYGMVLNLSNIKHDIKREVTSQLDFSFLNEVWPEFKETLPTTENVARVIWQRLENYLPLVKIQLSEHPDLWADYFGNGWEAHLTTCTHFSAAHRLAIPDASDDENDAIYGKCAYPHGHGHNYNLEVTVTGEMDQRTGMLVDLGALNQLIEDLVAEPFDHTFLNYDIPHFEKLVPTTENFVLHIRDILTQPIRELGASLYKVKLIESPGNSCEVLGEADAETPPSEAELVGAV
- a CDS encoding glutamate-5-semialdehyde dehydrogenase, with product MTVSTVASSSLAESAHRTRQAAQQLGYLSSDAKNAAIEAMADALELAATEILQANAADCEAAEQEGLPKPLYDRLKLSESKLQGAIAGVRDVGKLPDPVGMAQLHRELDDGLVLKRITCPLGVLGVIFEARPDAAIQIASLALKSGNGVIFKGGKEASHSCQAIVAAIHRGLDYAGLPTDAIQLLTTREEILELLQLDSMVDLIIPRGSNAFVRFVQDNTRIPVLGHADGICHIFIDQSAVLDKAIPIVVDAKTQYPAACNAVETLLIHQGVAKAFLPPLAAALREKGVSLRGDAIAQEIVEMEAATEDDWQTEYSDLVLAIRVVDSLAAAIAHINTYGSRHTDAIVSEASQAVDNFFAQVDAAGVFHNCSTRFADGFRYGFGAEVGISTQQLPPRGPVGLEGLVTYKYQVVGNGHIAATYSGEDARSFSHRDL
- a CDS encoding LysM peptidoglycan-binding domain-containing M23 family metallopeptidase codes for the protein MKRMLNLWQWSRSGWGRWCSWFLLSLSLTLASASLIPALAQDPGGPSFPRITRPRESFCPPSALSRLRSHTVAPGETLEAIAAEYDLFTTTLMGMNPQVRNGVVRPGMRLRIPPYDGIEVNVSRGEMWEDLAQEYNVRADVLFEANNCNPPTDIAFIPGANWYPHRDTPDVPSEDGETPSIAVLPEYPLPRVVEALLGYGWVLPPGSTQVIFHSGVDLPAEEGTPVRVSDDGIVAFAGVQDPYGNLVVINHSQGRQTRYAHLQTLEVERGEFVDAGQPVGTVGTTGEPDVPQPHLHFEVRNNSELGWVAQNPATYL